Proteins encoded by one window of Gordonia jinghuaiqii:
- a CDS encoding FAD-binding oxidoreductase, protein MSITSEPIDFTDFDALLSSVSGPVLTPADEGYAAELAGFNLAAIPAAQVVVGAACAEDVASAIRYARSNGLRVGARATGHGMPIEGRGTVVISTSRMTGITVDPVARTARVGAGVRWRDVAAATAPHGLTGLVGSSSSVGVVGYTLGGGLSPLGRRFGYAADHVRSIELVTADGIVRTVDASAGSDLFWALLGGRDGFGIVTALEFDLFDQPTVYGGGIFFAGSAAADVAHAWREWAPTLPEEAGTSLAILRLPPDPDLPAPLQGQTVVHVRYTHTGDAAAAAALLAPMRSAGPVLLENIDVLPTVALDAVHMDPPGPMPSADRGCTLTDLPASAIDALLAAAGPQVASPLAIVEIRLLGGRLRRPQRAPNAVTGRDGAFCVLAIGVPAGPLGDQVGHHLAAVIEAVASCSGGALLNFCGRSAAERNSMWPADQRMRLETIRRRHDQAGVLQPGDPTNVG, encoded by the coding sequence GTGTCCATCACCTCCGAACCCATCGACTTCACCGACTTCGACGCCCTGTTGTCGTCGGTCTCCGGCCCCGTCCTCACCCCCGCCGACGAGGGCTATGCCGCCGAACTGGCCGGCTTCAACCTCGCCGCGATCCCCGCCGCGCAGGTCGTCGTCGGGGCCGCCTGCGCCGAGGACGTCGCTTCCGCGATCCGTTACGCACGCTCCAACGGTCTGCGCGTCGGGGCCCGGGCCACCGGCCACGGCATGCCGATCGAGGGTCGCGGCACCGTGGTGATCAGCACCTCGCGGATGACCGGGATCACCGTCGACCCGGTCGCTCGGACCGCACGCGTGGGTGCGGGCGTGCGCTGGCGCGATGTCGCCGCCGCGACCGCCCCGCACGGCCTGACCGGGCTCGTCGGATCGTCGTCGTCGGTGGGCGTCGTCGGTTACACACTCGGTGGCGGCCTGAGTCCTCTCGGGCGCCGATTCGGTTATGCCGCAGACCATGTGCGTTCCATCGAACTGGTGACCGCGGACGGCATCGTCCGCACGGTCGACGCATCCGCCGGATCGGATCTGTTCTGGGCCCTGCTCGGCGGACGCGACGGATTCGGCATCGTCACCGCCCTCGAGTTCGATCTCTTCGACCAGCCCACCGTCTACGGCGGCGGGATCTTCTTCGCCGGTTCGGCCGCGGCCGACGTCGCACACGCCTGGCGCGAGTGGGCGCCGACGCTGCCCGAGGAGGCCGGTACGTCGCTGGCGATCCTTCGACTCCCGCCGGACCCCGACCTCCCCGCTCCCCTGCAGGGTCAGACCGTGGTGCACGTGCGCTACACCCACACCGGCGATGCTGCCGCCGCGGCGGCGCTGCTCGCCCCGATGCGTTCGGCCGGACCGGTCCTGCTCGAGAACATCGACGTCCTGCCGACCGTCGCCCTCGACGCGGTGCACATGGATCCGCCCGGCCCGATGCCGAGCGCCGACCGAGGTTGCACCCTCACCGATCTCCCGGCGTCGGCGATCGATGCCCTGCTCGCGGCCGCCGGCCCGCAGGTCGCCAGCCCCCTGGCCATCGTCGAGATCCGACTGCTCGGCGGTCGCCTGCGCCGGCCGCAGCGCGCGCCCAATGCCGTCACCGGCCGTGACGGCGCCTTCTGCGTCCTGGCGATCGGGGTGCCCGCCGGCCCCCTCGGTGACCAGGTGGGCCATCATCTCGCCGCCGTCATCGAGGCCGTCGCCTCCTGCTCGGGCGGTGCCCTGCTGAACTTCTGCGGGCGATCCGCAGCCGAGCGGAACTCGATGTGGCCCGCCGACCAGCGGATGCGGCTGGAGACGATTCGTCGCCGTCACGACCAGGCCGGCGTCCTCCAACCGGGTGATCCCACGAATGTGGGATAG
- a CDS encoding helix-turn-helix transcriptional regulator, producing the protein MTSSLTAERVRRDIDVVAHAGLGLDEFFAETVASLGRAIPSDAVCIGTFDPHTVLLTSARKYGDLLGQDHKDPDWGLLEYGQVEPTAYREMAAARRDAVGLNLLHKGESRRSNRMAQLMIPEYCFHDEARVLLRDGDRAWAGIAMFRSGSGCRPFDADEVEFLASLSRTLAHGVRVGLLSSVVAEPCPDPGSGPAVLIIDHDNEIVQMSAGSQERIDDLASGANGAAVMNPIYGLIGAARRYGAGESAVPPRLRVRGASGMWLVIHASPLSCADGRVGEVVITIEEARPPEIIPLVVEAFGLTSRERDVTQMVLQGVATKDIAATLHVSAYTVQDHLKSIFDKAGVRSRRELIARIYFDQYAQRLNDPLLPSGSLRPADQAV; encoded by the coding sequence ATGACATCGAGCCTGACTGCCGAGCGTGTGCGGCGCGACATCGACGTCGTGGCGCACGCCGGCCTCGGCCTCGACGAGTTCTTTGCCGAGACGGTGGCCTCACTGGGCCGCGCCATACCCTCCGACGCGGTGTGCATCGGCACCTTCGACCCCCACACCGTGCTGCTGACGAGCGCCCGCAAGTACGGGGATCTACTCGGCCAGGACCACAAGGATCCGGACTGGGGTCTCCTCGAGTACGGCCAGGTCGAACCCACCGCCTATCGCGAGATGGCCGCGGCCAGACGTGACGCGGTGGGCCTGAACCTGCTCCACAAAGGCGAATCCCGACGCTCGAACCGCATGGCGCAGTTGATGATCCCCGAGTACTGCTTCCACGACGAAGCGCGCGTGCTGCTGCGGGACGGTGATCGGGCGTGGGCGGGCATCGCCATGTTCCGCAGTGGTTCGGGTTGCCGCCCCTTCGACGCCGACGAGGTCGAGTTCCTCGCCTCGCTGTCGCGCACACTGGCCCACGGCGTCCGTGTCGGGCTGCTGAGCTCCGTCGTCGCCGAGCCCTGCCCGGACCCCGGGAGCGGACCGGCGGTGCTGATCATCGACCACGACAACGAGATCGTCCAGATGAGCGCCGGCAGCCAGGAACGCATAGACGATCTCGCCTCCGGCGCGAACGGCGCCGCGGTGATGAACCCGATCTACGGGCTGATCGGCGCCGCCCGTCGTTACGGGGCGGGCGAATCGGCGGTTCCGCCGCGATTGCGGGTGCGCGGGGCGTCGGGCATGTGGCTGGTCATCCACGCCTCCCCGCTGTCCTGCGCCGACGGCCGGGTCGGCGAGGTCGTCATCACCATCGAGGAGGCCCGGCCGCCCGAGATCATCCCGCTCGTCGTCGAGGCCTTCGGACTCACCTCGCGCGAACGCGACGTCACCCAGATGGTGTTGCAGGGCGTGGCGACCAAGGACATCGCCGCAACCCTCCACGTCTCCGCCTACACCGTGCAGGACCACCTCAAGTCGATCTTCGACAAGGCCGGGGTCCGCAGCAGGCGCGAGCTGATCGCCCGGATCTACTTCGACCAGTACGCGCAGCGTCTCAACGACCCGCTGCTGCCGTCGGGCTCGTTGCGCCCGGCCGACCAGGCCGTTTAA
- a CDS encoding aromatic/alkene/methane monooxygenase hydroxylase/oxygenase subunit alpha, with amino-acid sequence MSRQSLTKAHAKITELSWEPTFATPATRFGTDYTFEKAPKKDPLKQIMRSYFPMEEEKDNRVYGAMDGAIRGNMFRQVQERWLEWQKLFLSIIPFPEISAARAMPMAIDAVPNPEIHNGLAVQMIDEVRHSTIQMNLKKLYMNNYIDPAGFDITEKAFANNYAGTIGRQFGEGFITGDAITAANIYLTVVAETAFTNTLFVAMPDEAAANGDYLLPTVFHSVQSDESRHISNGYSILLMALADERNRPLLERDLRYAWWNNHCVVDAAIGTFIEYGTKDRRKDRESYAEMWRRWIYDDYYRSYLLPLEKYGLTIPHDLVEEAWNRITNKHYVHEVARFFATGWPVNYWRIDAMTDKDFEWFEHKYPGWYNKFGKWWENYNRLAYPGRNKPIAFEEVGYEYPHRCWTCMVPALIREDMVTEKVDNQWRTYCSETCYWTDAVAFRGEYEGRETPNMGRLTGFREWETLHHGKDLADIIEDLGYVRDDGKTLIPQPHLDLDPKKMWTLDDVRGNVFNSPNVLLNQMSDAEREAHLAAYRANPNGAVPA; translated from the coding sequence TTGAGCAGGCAGAGCTTGACAAAAGCACATGCGAAAATCACCGAGTTGTCCTGGGAGCCCACCTTCGCGACCCCGGCCACCCGGTTCGGTACCGACTACACCTTCGAGAAGGCCCCCAAAAAGGATCCGCTCAAGCAGATCATGCGGTCGTACTTCCCGATGGAAGAGGAGAAGGACAACCGCGTGTACGGCGCCATGGACGGCGCCATCCGCGGCAACATGTTCCGCCAGGTGCAGGAACGCTGGCTCGAATGGCAGAAGCTGTTCCTGTCGATCATCCCGTTCCCCGAGATCTCCGCGGCCCGCGCCATGCCGATGGCCATCGACGCGGTCCCCAACCCGGAGATCCACAACGGCCTGGCCGTGCAGATGATCGACGAGGTCCGTCATTCGACGATCCAGATGAACCTCAAGAAGCTGTACATGAACAACTACATCGACCCGGCGGGCTTCGACATCACCGAGAAGGCCTTCGCCAACAACTACGCAGGCACCATCGGCCGCCAGTTCGGTGAGGGTTTCATCACCGGCGACGCCATCACCGCGGCCAACATCTACCTCACGGTGGTCGCCGAGACTGCGTTCACCAACACGCTTTTCGTCGCGATGCCCGACGAGGCCGCCGCCAACGGCGACTACCTGCTGCCCACCGTCTTCCACTCGGTGCAGTCCGACGAGTCGCGACACATCTCCAACGGCTACTCCATCCTGCTGATGGCGCTGGCCGACGAACGCAACCGCCCGCTACTGGAACGCGACCTGCGGTACGCCTGGTGGAACAACCACTGCGTCGTCGACGCCGCGATCGGCACCTTCATCGAGTACGGGACCAAGGACCGCCGCAAGGACCGCGAGAGCTACGCCGAGATGTGGCGTCGCTGGATCTACGACGACTACTACCGCAGTTACCTTCTGCCGCTGGAGAAGTACGGGCTCACCATCCCGCACGACCTCGTCGAGGAGGCGTGGAACCGGATCACCAACAAGCACTACGTGCACGAGGTCGCCCGCTTCTTCGCCACCGGCTGGCCGGTCAACTACTGGCGGATCGACGCCATGACCGACAAGGATTTCGAGTGGTTCGAACACAAGTACCCCGGCTGGTACAACAAGTTCGGCAAGTGGTGGGAGAACTACAACCGGCTCGCCTACCCCGGCCGCAACAAGCCGATCGCCTTCGAAGAGGTGGGTTACGAGTACCCGCACCGGTGCTGGACGTGCATGGTGCCCGCGCTCATCCGCGAGGACATGGTCACCGAGAAGGTCGACAACCAGTGGCGCACCTACTGTTCGGAGACCTGCTACTGGACCGATGCGGTGGCGTTCCGGGGCGAGTACGAAGGCCGGGAGACCCCGAACATGGGTCGCCTCACCGGTTTCCGTGAATGGGAGACCCTGCATCACGGCAAGGATCTCGCCGACATCATCGAAGACCTCGGTTACGTCCGCGACGACGGCAAGACGCTGATCCCGCAGCCGCACCTGGACCTCGACCCGAAGAAGATGTGGACGCTCGACGATGTCCGCGGCAACGTCTTCAACAGTCCCAATGTGCTGCTCAACCAGATGTCCGACGCCGAGCGGGAAGCGCACCTCGCCGCCTACCGCGCCAACCCCAACGGGGCCGTACCGGCCTGA
- a CDS encoding 2Fe-2S iron-sulfur cluster-binding protein, translated as MADTHRINFAPVDIEMEVGEDETILDAAFRQGIHLMHGCREGRCSACKSYILDGDVQMDDYSTFACNDAEEAEGYVLLCRTYAYSDCDIELLNFDEDELLGGAPIQDVRTRVAAVESMTPDIVSLRLDVVEPETFEFKPGQYVDMTIPGTEDKRSFSIATTPNSPGTLEFLIKKYPGGVFAGMLDDGLEQGTEIMVNGPYGSCTLRNGHVLPVVCIGGGAGMAPLLSLLRHISEAGIRRPVRFYYGARTAADLFCLDEIASLGETIDDFSFTACLSESAADAPAGVTVAEGNVTDIVDGCEADLSRTEVYFCGPPPMVDAALALAEQHSVPRDQIFYDKFTSPAFD; from the coding sequence GTGGCCGACACACATCGCATCAACTTCGCCCCCGTCGACATCGAGATGGAGGTCGGTGAGGACGAGACCATCCTCGACGCCGCGTTCCGGCAGGGCATCCACCTCATGCACGGATGCCGCGAAGGCCGCTGCTCGGCGTGCAAGTCCTACATACTCGACGGCGACGTCCAGATGGACGACTACTCGACGTTCGCCTGCAACGACGCCGAAGAGGCCGAGGGTTATGTGCTGCTGTGCCGCACATACGCCTACAGCGACTGCGACATCGAGTTGCTCAACTTCGACGAAGACGAATTGCTCGGCGGCGCACCGATTCAGGACGTACGCACCCGGGTCGCGGCCGTGGAGTCGATGACTCCCGACATCGTGTCCCTGCGACTCGACGTCGTCGAGCCGGAGACCTTCGAGTTCAAACCCGGCCAGTACGTGGACATGACCATCCCCGGGACCGAGGACAAGCGGTCGTTCTCCATCGCCACCACGCCGAACTCCCCGGGCACACTCGAGTTCCTCATCAAGAAGTACCCGGGCGGCGTCTTCGCCGGCATGCTCGACGACGGGCTCGAACAGGGTACCGAGATCATGGTGAACGGACCGTACGGATCGTGCACACTCCGCAACGGTCATGTGCTGCCCGTCGTCTGCATCGGCGGCGGCGCCGGCATGGCACCGCTGCTGTCACTGCTCCGCCACATCAGCGAGGCCGGGATCCGACGTCCGGTGCGGTTCTACTACGGCGCGCGCACGGCCGCCGATCTGTTCTGCCTGGACGAGATCGCCTCTCTCGGAGAGACGATCGACGATTTCAGCTTCACCGCATGCCTGTCCGAATCCGCCGCCGACGCACCCGCAGGCGTGACCGTCGCCGAGGGCAACGTCACCGACATCGTCGACGGATGCGAGGCCGACCTGTCCCGAACGGAGGTCTATTTCTGCGGTCCCCCACCCATGGTCGATGCCGCACTGGCTCTCGCCGAACAACATTCGGTCCCCCGAGACCAGATCTTCTACGACAAGTTCACCAGCCCGGCATTCGACTAG
- a CDS encoding aromatic/alkene monooxygenase hydroxylase subunit beta — protein MSAPTAPTPNTRRERSFPSIEFTDAEAGAKEFPSSKSRKYSYYQPAKKRATMYEDVTVDVQPDPERHLSQGWIYGFGDGPGGYPQEWTVAKSSNWHAFLDPNEEWDQTIFRNNSAVVHQVDLCLQNAKRARAYDSWNSAWLKFIERNLGAWMHAENGLALHVFTSIQRSGPTNMINTAVAVNAAHKMRFAQDLALFNLDLSEAEEDFDGAAHKEVWQSAPEWQPTREVVEQLTAVGDWCELLFATNIVFEQLLGSLFRTELVMQVAARNGDYITPTIVGTGEHDYDRDLAYTRNLFRLLRRDDEFGDRNKELFGQWLSVWVPRCLDAARALQPIWSQPADKSITFATSLDAAIAKFSDLLTSIDVAIPEELTQ, from the coding sequence ATGTCCGCACCCACCGCCCCCACCCCGAACACCCGGCGGGAACGAAGTTTCCCGTCCATCGAATTCACCGACGCCGAGGCAGGCGCCAAAGAGTTCCCGAGCTCCAAGAGCCGTAAGTACAGCTACTACCAGCCGGCCAAGAAGCGCGCGACGATGTACGAGGACGTCACCGTCGACGTGCAGCCGGACCCCGAACGGCACCTGAGCCAGGGCTGGATCTACGGCTTCGGCGACGGTCCCGGCGGCTATCCCCAGGAGTGGACCGTCGCGAAGTCGAGCAACTGGCACGCCTTCCTCGACCCCAACGAGGAGTGGGATCAGACGATCTTCCGCAACAACTCCGCGGTGGTGCACCAGGTCGACCTGTGTCTGCAGAACGCCAAACGGGCGCGTGCCTACGATTCGTGGAACTCGGCGTGGCTCAAGTTCATCGAGCGCAACCTCGGCGCCTGGATGCACGCCGAGAACGGGTTGGCGTTGCACGTGTTCACCTCGATCCAGCGGTCGGGCCCGACCAACATGATCAACACCGCGGTGGCGGTCAACGCGGCCCACAAGATGCGCTTCGCCCAGGACCTCGCCCTGTTCAACCTCGATCTGTCCGAGGCCGAGGAGGACTTCGACGGCGCTGCACACAAAGAGGTCTGGCAGTCGGCTCCCGAGTGGCAGCCGACCCGCGAGGTGGTCGAGCAGCTCACCGCGGTCGGCGACTGGTGCGAACTGCTCTTCGCCACCAACATCGTCTTCGAGCAGCTGCTCGGTTCGCTGTTCCGGACCGAACTGGTCATGCAGGTCGCCGCCCGCAACGGCGACTACATCACCCCGACGATCGTCGGCACCGGTGAACACGATTACGACCGCGACCTGGCCTACACCCGCAACCTGTTCCGGCTCCTGCGCCGCGACGACGAATTCGGCGACCGGAACAAGGAACTGTTCGGCCAGTGGCTGTCGGTGTGGGTGCCCCGGTGCCTGGACGCAGCCCGTGCCCTGCAACCGATCTGGTCACAACCGGCGGACAAGTCGATCACCTTCGCCACCAGCCTGGACGCGGCAATCGCCAAGTTCTCCGACCTACTGACATCGATCGATGTCGCGATCCCCGAGGAGTTGACCCAGTGA
- the mimD gene encoding propane 2-monooxygenase effector subunit MimD, with protein MQFGADTEFSNMCGVTLMNTPIGRVVADVMGAKDGVELTEYPSMIRVDGVNRLEFDYDELTDALGQDFDGSIFEEISSTHYGRMVHLDDRTFLFASPEDAAEYIGFDLTASS; from the coding sequence ATGCAATTCGGCGCCGATACCGAGTTCTCCAACATGTGCGGCGTGACCCTGATGAACACCCCGATCGGCCGCGTCGTGGCCGACGTCATGGGCGCCAAGGACGGAGTCGAGCTCACCGAGTACCCGTCGATGATCCGCGTCGACGGTGTCAACCGGCTGGAGTTCGACTACGACGAACTCACCGACGCGCTCGGCCAGGACTTCGACGGATCGATCTTCGAGGAGATCAGCTCCACCCACTACGGGCGGATGGTGCACCTCGACGACCGGACGTTCCTGTTCGCCAGCCCCGAAGACGCGGCCGAATACATCGGTTTCGACCTCACCGCCTCGAGCTGA
- a CDS encoding amidohydrolase family protein: MYEKNGEKYFIVDAHVHLWDGRESNQRNIHGKQFIDCFYDYHRNLSPEEQVWDYDTYTYYGPERLMRDLFEDGPADHAIFQATILKDFYVNGFAQVDDSLKLCEDNPGLLTYNHAYDPRHGEAGLEQLRRDAETMNLKGVKLYTAEWFGDSRGYKLDDAWSRRYLEECIKLGIKNVHVHKGPTIRPLDRDAFDVADVDKVATDYLDLNFIVEHVGLPRLEDFCWIATQESNVFGGLAVAIPFIHTRPRYFAQIIGELLYWIGEDKILFASDYALWTPQWLVERFVDFQIPEDMTEYAPITVEQKKKILGLNAAALYPHIEVPEELRLPTSAANPEAEVAAGAPDVVNA, translated from the coding sequence ATGTACGAGAAGAATGGCGAGAAGTACTTCATCGTCGACGCACACGTCCACCTCTGGGACGGCCGAGAATCCAACCAGCGCAACATTCACGGCAAGCAGTTCATCGATTGCTTCTACGACTACCACCGCAACCTCAGCCCCGAGGAGCAGGTGTGGGACTACGACACCTACACCTACTACGGCCCCGAGCGCCTCATGCGCGACCTGTTCGAGGACGGGCCGGCCGATCACGCGATCTTCCAGGCCACCATCCTGAAGGACTTCTACGTCAACGGTTTCGCCCAGGTCGACGACTCACTGAAGCTGTGTGAGGACAACCCGGGTCTGCTCACCTACAACCACGCCTACGACCCGCGCCACGGCGAAGCCGGTCTCGAGCAGCTGCGCCGGGATGCCGAGACGATGAACCTCAAGGGTGTGAAGCTCTACACCGCAGAGTGGTTCGGCGACTCACGCGGTTACAAGCTCGACGACGCGTGGTCGCGGCGCTACCTCGAGGAGTGCATCAAACTCGGCATCAAGAACGTCCACGTGCACAAGGGACCCACCATCCGGCCGCTGGACCGCGATGCCTTCGACGTCGCCGACGTCGACAAGGTGGCCACCGACTACCTGGACCTGAACTTCATCGTCGAACACGTCGGCCTGCCCCGCCTGGAGGACTTCTGCTGGATCGCGACGCAGGAGTCCAACGTGTTCGGCGGCCTGGCCGTGGCGATCCCGTTCATCCACACCCGCCCCCGGTACTTCGCGCAGATCATCGGCGAACTCCTGTACTGGATCGGCGAGGACAAGATCCTGTTCGCCAGCGACTACGCGCTGTGGACGCCGCAGTGGCTCGTCGAGCGGTTCGTGGACTTCCAGATTCCCGAGGACATGACCGAGTACGCACCCATCACCGTCGAACAGAAAAAGAAGATCCTCGGCCTCAACGCGGCGGCGCTGTATCCGCACATCGAGGTTCCCGAGGAACTCAGACTGCCCACCAGCGCGGCGAATCCGGAAGCCGAGGTGGCAGCCGGCGCACCAGACGTGGTCAACGCATGA
- a CDS encoding iron-sulfur cluster assembly protein, translating to MTAVAPPGGSVIGTADRLEHDVLVALGTVLDPELDQPITELNFVRSIRIDDTGVTVHLRLPTSFCSPNFAYLMGSDALDALEGIADIGRVRVLLDDHHDSDKINAGLDAHAGYKGTFGVEALDSLDELRVTFQRKAHTAAMERCVAAEISAGRTTANEVDRLSLRDLPRGHAKSALVRRRMELGLSICPNSLVVVDEEGNPLSPEAVPMRLRFARSVRISMEGNSHFCRGLLATRYADDDECDGHAGPVVTNLRSNVRTEQE from the coding sequence ATGACCGCCGTCGCGCCGCCTGGGGGATCCGTCATCGGGACCGCGGATCGCCTCGAACACGACGTACTCGTCGCTCTCGGCACTGTCCTCGATCCCGAACTCGACCAGCCGATCACGGAGCTGAACTTCGTCCGGTCGATCCGCATCGACGACACCGGGGTCACCGTGCACCTGCGTCTGCCCACGTCGTTCTGTTCGCCGAACTTCGCGTATCTGATGGGTTCGGACGCACTCGACGCACTCGAGGGCATCGCGGACATCGGCCGGGTCCGGGTGCTGCTCGACGACCATCACGACAGCGACAAGATCAATGCCGGACTCGACGCCCATGCGGGGTACAAGGGGACGTTCGGGGTGGAGGCCCTCGACAGTCTCGACGAGCTGCGGGTGACGTTCCAGCGCAAGGCGCACACCGCCGCGATGGAACGGTGCGTGGCCGCCGAGATCTCCGCGGGACGCACCACGGCGAACGAGGTGGATCGGTTGTCGCTGCGGGACCTGCCGCGCGGTCATGCCAAGTCCGCGCTCGTGCGGCGTCGAATGGAGCTGGGGCTCAGCATCTGCCCCAACAGCCTGGTCGTCGTCGACGAGGAGGGGAACCCACTGTCGCCCGAGGCGGTACCGATGCGATTGCGGTTCGCGCGTTCGGTGCGGATCTCGATGGAGGGCAACAGCCACTTCTGCCGTGGCCTGCTCGCCACCCGCTACGCCGACGACGACGAATGCGACGGGCACGCCGGCCCCGTCGTCACCAACCTCCGAAGCAACGTCCGAACGGAACAGGAGTAG
- a CDS encoding NAD(P)-dependent alcohol dehydrogenase has protein sequence MRAVQVVGYHDKLQLNDIPKPEITGPLDVLVRIGGAGVCRTDLHILEGQWEAKSGVTLPYTIGHENAGWVEAVGGAVTNVAVGDKVILHPLITCGLCRACRFGDDVHCENSLFPGIDTDGGYAEYLKTTARSVVKIDDSLEPADVAALADAGLTAYHAAAKVARMTRPGDTCVVIGAGGLGHIGIQVLAAISAVRIIVVDRNPDAVALAKEVGAEIGIVADGSHVQQVLDLTGGHGAEAVLDFVGEGGATAEGTAMLRRAGNFFVVGYGENINVPTIDVISTEINYIGNLVGSYNDLGELMDLAARGKVKLHTTSYALADFQQAIDDLDAGRVRGRAILIP, from the coding sequence ATGCGCGCAGTACAGGTGGTCGGTTACCACGACAAACTGCAACTCAACGACATCCCGAAACCGGAGATCACCGGCCCCCTCGATGTTCTCGTCCGGATCGGCGGCGCCGGGGTCTGCCGCACCGACCTCCACATCCTCGAAGGTCAGTGGGAGGCCAAAAGCGGTGTGACGCTGCCCTACACGATCGGGCACGAGAACGCCGGCTGGGTCGAGGCGGTCGGTGGTGCGGTCACCAACGTCGCCGTCGGCGACAAGGTGATCCTGCATCCGCTCATCACCTGCGGCCTCTGCCGCGCATGCCGATTCGGCGACGACGTGCACTGTGAGAACAGCCTGTTCCCCGGCATCGACACCGACGGCGGATATGCGGAGTATCTCAAGACCACCGCGCGCAGCGTCGTCAAGATCGACGACTCGCTCGAGCCCGCCGACGTGGCCGCACTCGCCGACGCCGGACTCACCGCGTATCACGCGGCGGCGAAGGTCGCGCGGATGACCCGGCCCGGCGACACCTGCGTGGTGATCGGCGCAGGCGGATTGGGCCACATCGGAATCCAGGTCCTCGCCGCGATCTCCGCGGTGCGGATCATCGTCGTCGATCGCAACCCCGACGCCGTCGCCCTGGCGAAGGAGGTCGGAGCCGAGATCGGCATCGTCGCCGACGGGTCCCATGTGCAGCAGGTGCTCGACCTCACCGGCGGCCACGGCGCCGAGGCCGTGCTCGACTTCGTCGGTGAGGGCGGCGCCACCGCGGAGGGCACCGCCATGCTCCGCCGCGCAGGCAACTTCTTCGTGGTCGGCTACGGCGAGAACATCAACGTCCCGACCATCGACGTGATCTCCACGGAGATCAACTACATCGGCAACCTCGTGGGGTCCTACAACGACCTCGGTGAGCTGATGGACCTGGCCGCACGCGGAAAGGTCAAGCTGCACACCACAAGTTACGCACTCGCCGACTTCCAGCAGGCGATCGACGATCTCGACGCCGGCCGGGTACGTGGGCGCGCAATCCTCATCCCGTGA